A DNA window from Eriocheir sinensis breed Jianghai 21 chromosome 22, ASM2467909v1, whole genome shotgun sequence contains the following coding sequences:
- the LOC127001880 gene encoding uncharacterized protein LOC127001880 isoform X49: MKASLSLLAMLLKTYFPAVGASSSPAPDTRCPASITISGDEEWANITTVQNKSHDWGTVFYMSPDPGFRGVMLVAAGDAWQHDAWFTLDNTCFPRHAQWWRLAARVWRMMNDDTNSDNYLVFIVKIGDCALKCRRGGFRDPMNVNVAAQGPSRWRLGHPEPCTVEGNTTQNPSLINCTTTFTTTTTTTTTPTTTTTTTTTTTIAIIVVPVMIGVAVVVVLLVVVIKCYRQRRGNPDVRMRFQGVPSASESVVVENSLYETVDNTRRTEVVENSLYETVDNIRRTEVVENSLYETVDNTRGTEVVENSLYETLDNTRRTEVVENSLYETLDNTRRTEVVENSLYETLDNTRRTEVVENSLYETVDNTRRTEVVENSLYEPFENVRKPR, encoded by the exons atgAAGGCTTCACTGTCCTTACTCGCGATGCTTCTTAAGACATATTTTCCTGCAGTCGGAGCTTCCTCCAGCCCCGCCCCGGACACGCGCTGCCCCGCCAGTATTACCATCTCGGGGGATGAGGAATGGGCGAACATTACCACCGTGCAAAATAAGTCGCACGACTGGGGCACCGTCTTCTACATGAGCCCTGATCCAGGCTTCAGGGGCGTCATgctcgtggcggcgggcgatgCCTGGCAGCACgacgcctggttcacgctggacAACACTTGCTTCCCTCGGCACGCACAGTGGTGGAGGTTGGCGGCACGTGTATGGAGAATGATGAACGATGACACCAACAGTGATAACTATCTTGTGTTTATAGTAAAGATTGGTGATTGTGCTCTTAAGTGCCGCAGAGGAGGCTTCCGCGATCCCATGAATGTTAATGTTGCTGCTCAGgggccctcaaggtggagattAGGTCACCCGGAGCCATGCACTGTAGAaggaaacacaacacaaaacccCTCATTGATAAACTGCACCACCAcctttacaaccaccaccaccaccaccaccacccctacaaccaccaccaccaccaccaccaccaccaccatcgccatcatagtCGTGCCGGTGATgattggtgttgctgttgttgttgttctgctagTGGTGGTCATCAAGTGTTACCGGCAGCGAAGGGGAAATccag ATGTAAGGATGCGATTCCAAGGTGTCCCGTCCGCCAGCGAGAGCgtggtggtcgagaacagcctgtacgagaccgtggacaacacccgcaggaccgaggtggtcgagaacagcctgtacgagaccgtgGACAACatccgcaggaccgaggtggtcgagaacagcctgtacgagaccgtggacaacacccgcgggaccgaggtggtcgagaacagcctgtacgagaccttggacaacacccgcaggaccgag gtggtcgagaacagcctgtacgagaccttggacaacacccgcaggaccgag gtggtcgagaacagcctgtacgagaccttggacaacacccgcaggaccgag gtggtcgagaacagcctgtacgagaccgtggacaacacccgcaggaccgaggtggtcgagaacagcctgtacgagccctttgaaAACGTGAGGAAGCCgcggtaa
- the LOC127001880 gene encoding uncharacterized protein LOC127001880 isoform X39, with the protein MKASLSLLAMLLKTYFPAVGASSSPAPDTRCPASITISGDEEWANITTVQNKSHDWGTVFYMSPDPGFRGVMLVAAGDAWQHDAWFTLDNTCFPRHAQWWRLAARVWRMMNDDTNSDNYLVFIVKIGDCALKCRRGGFRDPMNVNVAAQGPSRWRLGHPEPCTVEGNTTQNPSLINCTTTFTTTTTTTTTPTTTTTTTTTTTIAIIVVPVMIGVAVVVVLLVVVIKCYRQRRGNPDVRMRFQGVPSASESVVVENSLYETVDNTRRTEVVENSLYETVDNIRRTEVVENSLYETVDNTRGTEVVENSLYETLDNTRRTEVVENSLYETLDNTRRTEVVENSLYETLDNTRRTEVVENSLYETVDNTRRTEVVENSLYETVDNTRRTEVVENSLYEPFENVRKPR; encoded by the exons atgAAGGCTTCACTGTCCTTACTCGCGATGCTTCTTAAGACATATTTTCCTGCAGTCGGAGCTTCCTCCAGCCCCGCCCCGGACACGCGCTGCCCCGCCAGTATTACCATCTCGGGGGATGAGGAATGGGCGAACATTACCACCGTGCAAAATAAGTCGCACGACTGGGGCACCGTCTTCTACATGAGCCCTGATCCAGGCTTCAGGGGCGTCATgctcgtggcggcgggcgatgCCTGGCAGCACgacgcctggttcacgctggacAACACTTGCTTCCCTCGGCACGCACAGTGGTGGAGGTTGGCGGCACGTGTATGGAGAATGATGAACGATGACACCAACAGTGATAACTATCTTGTGTTTATAGTAAAGATTGGTGATTGTGCTCTTAAGTGCCGCAGAGGAGGCTTCCGCGATCCCATGAATGTTAATGTTGCTGCTCAGgggccctcaaggtggagattAGGTCACCCGGAGCCATGCACTGTAGAaggaaacacaacacaaaacccCTCATTGATAAACTGCACCACCAcctttacaaccaccaccaccaccaccaccacccctacaaccaccaccaccaccaccaccaccaccaccatcgccatcatagtCGTGCCGGTGATgattggtgttgctgttgttgttgttctgctagTGGTGGTCATCAAGTGTTACCGGCAGCGAAGGGGAAATccag ATGTAAGGATGCGATTCCAAGGTGTCCCGTCCGCCAGCGAGAGCgtggtggtcgagaacagcctgtacgagaccgtggacaacacccgcaggaccgaggtggtcgagaacagcctgtacgagaccgtgGACAACatccgcaggaccgaggtggtcgagaacagcctgtacgagaccgtggacaacacccgcgggaccgaggtggtcgagaacagcctgtacgagaccttggacaacacccgcaggaccgag gtggtcgagaacagcctgtacgagaccttggacaacacccgcaggaccgag gtggtcgagaacagcctgtacgagaccttggacaacacccgcaggaccgaggtggtcgagaacagcctgtacgagaccgtggacaacacccgcaggaccgaggtggtcgagaacagcctgtacgagaccgtggacaacacccgcaggaccgaggtggtcgagaacagcctgtacgagccctttgaaAACGTGAGGAAGCCgcggtaa
- the LOC127001880 gene encoding uncharacterized protein LOC127001880 isoform X33 has protein sequence MKASLSLLAMLLKTYFPAVGASSSPAPDTRCPASITISGDEEWANITTVQNKSHDWGTVFYMSPDPGFRGVMLVAAGDAWQHDAWFTLDNTCFPRHAQWWRLAARVWRMMNDDTNSDNYLVFIVKIGDCALKCRRGGFRDPMNVNVAAQGPSRWRLGHPEPCTVEGNTTQNPSLINCTTTFTTTTTTTTTPTTTTTTTTTTTIAIIVVPVMIGVAVVVVLLVVVIKCYRQRRGNPDVRMRFQGVPSASESVVVENSLYETVDNTRRTEVVENSLYETVDNTRGTEVVENSLYETVDNTRRTEVVENSLYETLDNTRRTEVVENSLYETVDNTRRTEVVENSLYETLDNTRGTEVVENSLYETLDNTRRTEVVENSLYETVDNTRRTEVVENSLYETVDNTRRTEVVENSLYEPFENVRKPR, from the exons atgAAGGCTTCACTGTCCTTACTCGCGATGCTTCTTAAGACATATTTTCCTGCAGTCGGAGCTTCCTCCAGCCCCGCCCCGGACACGCGCTGCCCCGCCAGTATTACCATCTCGGGGGATGAGGAATGGGCGAACATTACCACCGTGCAAAATAAGTCGCACGACTGGGGCACCGTCTTCTACATGAGCCCTGATCCAGGCTTCAGGGGCGTCATgctcgtggcggcgggcgatgCCTGGCAGCACgacgcctggttcacgctggacAACACTTGCTTCCCTCGGCACGCACAGTGGTGGAGGTTGGCGGCACGTGTATGGAGAATGATGAACGATGACACCAACAGTGATAACTATCTTGTGTTTATAGTAAAGATTGGTGATTGTGCTCTTAAGTGCCGCAGAGGAGGCTTCCGCGATCCCATGAATGTTAATGTTGCTGCTCAGgggccctcaaggtggagattAGGTCACCCGGAGCCATGCACTGTAGAaggaaacacaacacaaaacccCTCATTGATAAACTGCACCACCAcctttacaaccaccaccaccaccaccaccacccctacaaccaccaccaccaccaccaccaccaccaccatcgccatcatagtCGTGCCGGTGATgattggtgttgctgttgttgttgttctgctagTGGTGGTCATCAAGTGTTACCGGCAGCGAAGGGGAAATccag ATGTAAGGATGCGATTCCAAGGTGTCCCGTCCGCCAGCGAGAGCgtggtggtcgagaacagcctgtacgagaccgtggacaacacccgcaggaccgag gtggtcgagaacagcctgtacgagaccgtggacaacacccgcgggaccgag gtggtcgagaacagcctgtacgagaccgtggacaacacccgcaggaccgaggtggtcgagaacagcctgtacgagaccttggacaacacccgcaggaccgaggtggtcgagaacagcctgtacgagaccgtggacaacacccgcaggaccgaggtggtcgagaacagcctgtacgagaccttggacaacacccgcgggaccgaggtggtcgagaacagcctgtacgagaccttggacaacacccgcaggaccgaggtggtcgagaacagcctgtacgagaccgtggacaacacccgcaggaccgaggtggtcgagaacagcctgtacgagaccgtggacaacacccgcaggaccgaggtggtcgagaacagcctgtacgagccctttgaaAACGTGAGGAAGCCgcggtaa
- the LOC127001880 gene encoding uncharacterized protein LOC127001880 isoform X16 produces the protein MKASLSLLAMLLKTYFPAVGASSSPAPDTRCPASITISGDEEWANITTVQNKSHDWGTVFYMSPDPGFRGVMLVAAGDAWQHDAWFTLDNTCFPRHAQWWRLAARVWRMMNDDTNSDNYLVFIVKIGDCALKCRRGGFRDPMNVNVAAQGPSRWRLGHPEPCTVEGNTTQNPSLINCTTTFTTTTTTTTTPTTTTTTTTTTTIAIIVVPVMIGVAVVVVLLVVVIKCYRQRRGNPDVRMRFQGVPSASESVVVENSLYETVDNTRRTEVVENSLYETVDNIRRTEVVENSLYETVDNTRGTEVVENSLYETLDNTRRTEVVENSLYETLDNTRGTEVVENSLYETVDNTRRTEVVENSLYETLDNTRRTEVVENSLYETVDNTRRTEVVENSLYETLDNTRGTEVVENSLYETLDNTRRTEVVENSLYEPFENVRKPR, from the exons atgAAGGCTTCACTGTCCTTACTCGCGATGCTTCTTAAGACATATTTTCCTGCAGTCGGAGCTTCCTCCAGCCCCGCCCCGGACACGCGCTGCCCCGCCAGTATTACCATCTCGGGGGATGAGGAATGGGCGAACATTACCACCGTGCAAAATAAGTCGCACGACTGGGGCACCGTCTTCTACATGAGCCCTGATCCAGGCTTCAGGGGCGTCATgctcgtggcggcgggcgatgCCTGGCAGCACgacgcctggttcacgctggacAACACTTGCTTCCCTCGGCACGCACAGTGGTGGAGGTTGGCGGCACGTGTATGGAGAATGATGAACGATGACACCAACAGTGATAACTATCTTGTGTTTATAGTAAAGATTGGTGATTGTGCTCTTAAGTGCCGCAGAGGAGGCTTCCGCGATCCCATGAATGTTAATGTTGCTGCTCAGgggccctcaaggtggagattAGGTCACCCGGAGCCATGCACTGTAGAaggaaacacaacacaaaacccCTCATTGATAAACTGCACCACCAcctttacaaccaccaccaccaccaccaccacccctacaaccaccaccaccaccaccaccaccaccaccatcgccatcatagtCGTGCCGGTGATgattggtgttgctgttgttgttgttctgctagTGGTGGTCATCAAGTGTTACCGGCAGCGAAGGGGAAATccag ATGTAAGGATGCGATTCCAAGGTGTCCCGTCCGCCAGCGAGAGCgtggtggtcgagaacagcctgtacgagaccgtggacaacacccgcaggaccgaggtggtcgagaacagcctgtacgagaccgtgGACAACatccgcaggaccgaggtggtcgagaacagcctgtacgagaccgtggacaacacccgcgggaccgaggtggtcgagaacagcctgtacgagaccttggacaacacccgcaggaccgaggtggtcgagaacagcctgtacgagaccttggacaacacccgcgggaccgaggtggtcgagaacagcctgtacgagaccgtggacaacacccgcaggaccgaggtggtcgagaacagcctgtacgagaccttggacaacacccgcaggaccgaggtggtcgagaacagcctgtacgagaccgtggacaacacccgcaggaccgaggtggtcgagaacagcctgtacgagaccttggacaacacccgcgggaccgaggtggtcgagaacagcctgtacgagaccttggacaacacccgcaggaccgag gtggtcgagaacagcctgtacgagccctttgaaAACGTGAGGAAGCCgcggtaa
- the LOC127001880 gene encoding uncharacterized protein LOC127001880 isoform X8: MKASLSLLAMLLKTYFPAVGASSSPAPDTRCPASITISGDEEWANITTVQNKSHDWGTVFYMSPDPGFRGVMLVAAGDAWQHDAWFTLDNTCFPRHAQWWRLAARVWRMMNDDTNSDNYLVFIVKIGDCALKCRRGGFRDPMNVNVAAQGPSRWRLGHPEPCTVEGNTTQNPSLINCTTTFTTTTTTTTTPTTTTTTTTTTTIAIIVVPVMIGVAVVVVLLVVVIKCYRQRRGNPDVRMRFQGVPSASESVVVENSLYETVDNTRRTEVVENSLYETVDNIRRTEVVENSLYETVDNTRGTEVVENSLYETLDNTRRTEVVENSLYETLDNTRGTEVVENSLYETVDNTRRTEVVENSLYETLDNTRRTEVVENSLYETVDNTRRTEVVENSLYETLDNTRGTEVVENSLYETLDNTRRTEVVENSLYETVDNTRRTEVVENSLYEPFENVRKPR; the protein is encoded by the exons atgAAGGCTTCACTGTCCTTACTCGCGATGCTTCTTAAGACATATTTTCCTGCAGTCGGAGCTTCCTCCAGCCCCGCCCCGGACACGCGCTGCCCCGCCAGTATTACCATCTCGGGGGATGAGGAATGGGCGAACATTACCACCGTGCAAAATAAGTCGCACGACTGGGGCACCGTCTTCTACATGAGCCCTGATCCAGGCTTCAGGGGCGTCATgctcgtggcggcgggcgatgCCTGGCAGCACgacgcctggttcacgctggacAACACTTGCTTCCCTCGGCACGCACAGTGGTGGAGGTTGGCGGCACGTGTATGGAGAATGATGAACGATGACACCAACAGTGATAACTATCTTGTGTTTATAGTAAAGATTGGTGATTGTGCTCTTAAGTGCCGCAGAGGAGGCTTCCGCGATCCCATGAATGTTAATGTTGCTGCTCAGgggccctcaaggtggagattAGGTCACCCGGAGCCATGCACTGTAGAaggaaacacaacacaaaacccCTCATTGATAAACTGCACCACCAcctttacaaccaccaccaccaccaccaccacccctacaaccaccaccaccaccaccaccaccaccaccatcgccatcatagtCGTGCCGGTGATgattggtgttgctgttgttgttgttctgctagTGGTGGTCATCAAGTGTTACCGGCAGCGAAGGGGAAATccag ATGTAAGGATGCGATTCCAAGGTGTCCCGTCCGCCAGCGAGAGCgtggtggtcgagaacagcctgtacgagaccgtggacaacacccgcaggaccgaggtggtcgagaacagcctgtacgagaccgtgGACAACatccgcaggaccgaggtggtcgagaacagcctgtacgagaccgtggacaacacccgcgggaccgaggtggtcgagaacagcctgtacgagaccttggacaacacccgcaggaccgaggtggtcgagaacagcctgtacgagaccttggacaacacccgcgggaccgaggtggtcgagaacagcctgtacgagaccgtggacaacacccgcaggaccgaggtggtcgagaacagcctgtacgagaccttggacaacacccgcaggaccgaggtggtcgagaacagcctgtacgagaccgtggacaacacccgcaggaccgaggtggtcgagaacagcctgtacgagaccttggacaacacccgcgggaccgaggtggtcgagaacagcctgtacgagaccttggacaacacccgcaggaccgag gtggtcgagaacagcctgtacgagaccgtggacaacacccgcaggaccgaggtggtcgagaacagcctgtacgagccctttgaaAACGTGAGGAAGCCgcggtaa
- the LOC127001880 gene encoding uncharacterized protein LOC127001880 isoform X12, protein MKASLSLLAMLLKTYFPAVGASSSPAPDTRCPASITISGDEEWANITTVQNKSHDWGTVFYMSPDPGFRGVMLVAAGDAWQHDAWFTLDNTCFPRHAQWWRLAARVWRMMNDDTNSDNYLVFIVKIGDCALKCRRGGFRDPMNVNVAAQGPSRWRLGHPEPCTVEGNTTQNPSLINCTTTFTTTTTTTTTPTTTTTTTTTTTIAIIVVPVMIGVAVVVVLLVVVIKCYRQRRGNPDVRMRFQGVPSASESVVVENSLYETVDNTRRTEVVENSLYETVDNIRRTEVVENSLYETVDNTRGTEVVENSLYETLDNTRRTEVVENSLYETLDNTRGTEVVENSLYETVDNTRRTEVVENSLYETLDNTRRTEVVENSLYETLDNTRRTEVVENSLYETVDNTRRTEVVENSLYETVDNTRRTEVVENSLYEPFENVRKPR, encoded by the exons atgAAGGCTTCACTGTCCTTACTCGCGATGCTTCTTAAGACATATTTTCCTGCAGTCGGAGCTTCCTCCAGCCCCGCCCCGGACACGCGCTGCCCCGCCAGTATTACCATCTCGGGGGATGAGGAATGGGCGAACATTACCACCGTGCAAAATAAGTCGCACGACTGGGGCACCGTCTTCTACATGAGCCCTGATCCAGGCTTCAGGGGCGTCATgctcgtggcggcgggcgatgCCTGGCAGCACgacgcctggttcacgctggacAACACTTGCTTCCCTCGGCACGCACAGTGGTGGAGGTTGGCGGCACGTGTATGGAGAATGATGAACGATGACACCAACAGTGATAACTATCTTGTGTTTATAGTAAAGATTGGTGATTGTGCTCTTAAGTGCCGCAGAGGAGGCTTCCGCGATCCCATGAATGTTAATGTTGCTGCTCAGgggccctcaaggtggagattAGGTCACCCGGAGCCATGCACTGTAGAaggaaacacaacacaaaacccCTCATTGATAAACTGCACCACCAcctttacaaccaccaccaccaccaccaccacccctacaaccaccaccaccaccaccaccaccaccaccatcgccatcatagtCGTGCCGGTGATgattggtgttgctgttgttgttgttctgctagTGGTGGTCATCAAGTGTTACCGGCAGCGAAGGGGAAATccag ATGTAAGGATGCGATTCCAAGGTGTCCCGTCCGCCAGCGAGAGCgtggtggtcgagaacagcctgtacgagaccgtggacaacacccgcaggaccgaggtggtcgagaacagcctgtacgagaccgtgGACAACatccgcaggaccgaggtggtcgagaacagcctgtacgagaccgtggacaacacccgcgggaccgaggtggtcgagaacagcctgtacgagaccttggacaacacccgcaggaccgaggtggtcgagaacagcctgtacgagaccttggacaacacccgcgggaccgaggtggtcgagaacagcctgtacgagaccgtggacaacacccgcaggaccgaggtggtcgagaacagcctgtacgagaccttggacaacacccgcaggaccgag gtggtcgagaacagcctgtacgagaccttggacaacacccgcaggaccgaggtggtcgagaacagcctgtacgagaccgtggacaacacccgcaggaccgaggtggtcgagaacagcctgtacgagaccgtggacaacacccgcaggaccgaggtggtcgagaacagcctgtacgagccctttgaaAACGTGAGGAAGCCgcggtaa
- the LOC127001880 gene encoding uncharacterized protein LOC127001880 isoform X25, with the protein MKASLSLLAMLLKTYFPAVGASSSPAPDTRCPASITISGDEEWANITTVQNKSHDWGTVFYMSPDPGFRGVMLVAAGDAWQHDAWFTLDNTCFPRHAQWWRLAARVWRMMNDDTNSDNYLVFIVKIGDCALKCRRGGFRDPMNVNVAAQGPSRWRLGHPEPCTVEGNTTQNPSLINCTTTFTTTTTTTTTPTTTTTTTTTTTIAIIVVPVMIGVAVVVVLLVVVIKCYRQRRGNPDVRMRFQGVPSASESVVVENSLYETVDNTRRTEVVENSLYETVDNIRRTEVVENSLYETVDNTRGTEVVENSLYETLDNTRRTEVVENSLYETLDNTRGTEVVENSLYETVDNTRRTEVVENSLYETLDNTRRTEVVENSLYETLDNTRGTEVVENSLYETVDNTRRTEVVENSLYETVDNTRRTEVVENSLYEPFENVRKPR; encoded by the exons atgAAGGCTTCACTGTCCTTACTCGCGATGCTTCTTAAGACATATTTTCCTGCAGTCGGAGCTTCCTCCAGCCCCGCCCCGGACACGCGCTGCCCCGCCAGTATTACCATCTCGGGGGATGAGGAATGGGCGAACATTACCACCGTGCAAAATAAGTCGCACGACTGGGGCACCGTCTTCTACATGAGCCCTGATCCAGGCTTCAGGGGCGTCATgctcgtggcggcgggcgatgCCTGGCAGCACgacgcctggttcacgctggacAACACTTGCTTCCCTCGGCACGCACAGTGGTGGAGGTTGGCGGCACGTGTATGGAGAATGATGAACGATGACACCAACAGTGATAACTATCTTGTGTTTATAGTAAAGATTGGTGATTGTGCTCTTAAGTGCCGCAGAGGAGGCTTCCGCGATCCCATGAATGTTAATGTTGCTGCTCAGgggccctcaaggtggagattAGGTCACCCGGAGCCATGCACTGTAGAaggaaacacaacacaaaacccCTCATTGATAAACTGCACCACCAcctttacaaccaccaccaccaccaccaccacccctacaaccaccaccaccaccaccaccaccaccaccatcgccatcatagtCGTGCCGGTGATgattggtgttgctgttgttgttgttctgctagTGGTGGTCATCAAGTGTTACCGGCAGCGAAGGGGAAATccag ATGTAAGGATGCGATTCCAAGGTGTCCCGTCCGCCAGCGAGAGCgtggtggtcgagaacagcctgtacgagaccgtggacaacacccgcaggaccgaggtggtcgagaacagcctgtacgagaccgtgGACAACatccgcaggaccgaggtggtcgagaacagcctgtacgagaccgtggacaacacccgcgggaccgaggtggtcgagaacagcctgtacgagaccttggacaacacccgcaggaccgaggtggtcgagaacagcctgtacgagaccttggacaacacccgcgggaccgaggtggtcgagaacagcctgtacgagaccgtggacaacacccgcaggaccgaggtggtcgagaacagcctgtacgagaccttggacaacacccgcaggaccgag gtggtcgagaacagcctgtacgagaccttggacaacacccgcgggaccgag gtggtcgagaacagcctgtacgagaccgtggacaacacccgcaggaccgaggtggtcgagaacagcctgtacgagaccgtggacaacacccgcaggaccgaggtggtcgagaacagcctgtacgagccctttgaaAACGTGAGGAAGCCgcggtaa
- the LOC127001880 gene encoding uncharacterized protein LOC127001880 isoform X17: MKASLSLLAMLLKTYFPAVGASSSPAPDTRCPASITISGDEEWANITTVQNKSHDWGTVFYMSPDPGFRGVMLVAAGDAWQHDAWFTLDNTCFPRHAQWWRLAARVWRMMNDDTNSDNYLVFIVKIGDCALKCRRGGFRDPMNVNVAAQGPSRWRLGHPEPCTVEGNTTQNPSLINCTTTFTTTTTTTTTPTTTTTTTTTTTIAIIVVPVMIGVAVVVVLLVVVIKCYRQRRGNPDVRMRFQGVPSASESVVVENSLYETVDNTRRTEVVENSLYETVDNIRRTEVVENSLYETVDNTRGTEVVENSLYETLDNTRRTEVVENSLYETLDNTRRTEVVENSLYETVDNTRRTEVVENSLYETLDNTRGTEVVENSLYETLDNTRRTEVVENSLYETVDNTRRTEVVENSLYETVDNTRRTEVVENSLYEPFENVRKPR, translated from the exons atgAAGGCTTCACTGTCCTTACTCGCGATGCTTCTTAAGACATATTTTCCTGCAGTCGGAGCTTCCTCCAGCCCCGCCCCGGACACGCGCTGCCCCGCCAGTATTACCATCTCGGGGGATGAGGAATGGGCGAACATTACCACCGTGCAAAATAAGTCGCACGACTGGGGCACCGTCTTCTACATGAGCCCTGATCCAGGCTTCAGGGGCGTCATgctcgtggcggcgggcgatgCCTGGCAGCACgacgcctggttcacgctggacAACACTTGCTTCCCTCGGCACGCACAGTGGTGGAGGTTGGCGGCACGTGTATGGAGAATGATGAACGATGACACCAACAGTGATAACTATCTTGTGTTTATAGTAAAGATTGGTGATTGTGCTCTTAAGTGCCGCAGAGGAGGCTTCCGCGATCCCATGAATGTTAATGTTGCTGCTCAGgggccctcaaggtggagattAGGTCACCCGGAGCCATGCACTGTAGAaggaaacacaacacaaaacccCTCATTGATAAACTGCACCACCAcctttacaaccaccaccaccaccaccaccacccctacaaccaccaccaccaccaccaccaccaccaccatcgccatcatagtCGTGCCGGTGATgattggtgttgctgttgttgttgttctgctagTGGTGGTCATCAAGTGTTACCGGCAGCGAAGGGGAAATccag ATGTAAGGATGCGATTCCAAGGTGTCCCGTCCGCCAGCGAGAGCgtggtggtcgagaacagcctgtacgagaccgtggacaacacccgcaggaccgaggtggtcgagaacagcctgtacgagaccgtgGACAACatccgcaggaccgaggtggtcgagaacagcctgtacgagaccgtggacaacacccgcgggaccgaggtggtcgagaacagcctgtacgagaccttggacaacacccgcaggaccgag gtggtcgagaacagcctgtacgagaccttggacaacacccgcaggaccgaggtggtcgagaacagcctgtacgagaccgtggacaacacccgcaggaccgaggtggtcgagaacagcctgtacgagaccttggacaacacccgcgggaccgaggtggtcgagaacagcctgtacgagaccttggacaacacccgcaggaccgaggtggtcgagaacagcctgtacgagaccgtggacaacacccgcaggaccgaggtggtcgagaacagcctgtacgagaccgtggacaacacccgcaggaccgaggtggtcgagaacagcctgtacgagccctttgaaAACGTGAGGAAGCCgcggtaa